One Streptomyces sp. SAI-135 DNA segment encodes these proteins:
- a CDS encoding XRE family transcriptional regulator, with amino-acid sequence MGDHKEQPLRVGAAVRRRRRALELTLAVVAERSGLSVPFLSQIENERARPSRSSLEKVADALRTTAVELLAAADPACSVDVVHAEGAEPGLEPRMRSLVRGHHQMHAQEFTGDHDAGREFQYRNDQLLYVADGAVDVEAEGRAYRLGRGDTLYLTGGVRHRWRATVADTRVIVVAVAEHVEALQDRPRQ; translated from the coding sequence ATGGGCGACCACAAAGAACAGCCCCTCCGGGTCGGCGCGGCCGTGCGCCGCAGGCGCCGGGCCCTGGAGCTCACCCTCGCCGTCGTCGCCGAGCGCAGCGGCCTCTCGGTCCCCTTCCTGAGCCAGATCGAGAACGAACGCGCCCGCCCCAGCCGCAGCTCCCTGGAGAAGGTCGCCGACGCCCTGCGCACCACGGCCGTCGAACTCCTCGCCGCCGCCGACCCGGCGTGCAGCGTGGACGTCGTGCACGCCGAGGGCGCGGAGCCGGGCCTGGAACCCCGGATGCGCTCCCTGGTGCGCGGTCACCACCAGATGCACGCCCAGGAGTTCACCGGCGACCACGACGCCGGCCGTGAGTTCCAGTACCGCAACGACCAGTTGCTGTACGTCGCCGACGGCGCGGTGGACGTCGAGGCCGAGGGGCGCGCGTACCGGCTGGGCCGCGGCGACACCCTGTACCTCACCGGCGGGGTGCGGCACCGCTGGCGGGCGACCGTGGCGGACACCCGCGTGATCGTCGTCGCCGTGGCCGAACATGTCGAGGCGCTCCAGGACCGGCCCCGGCAGTGA
- a CDS encoding betaine/proline/choline family ABC transporter ATP-binding protein (Members of the family are the ATP-binding subunit of ABC transporters for substrates such as betaine, L-proline or other amino acids, choline, carnitine, etc. The substrate specificity is best determined from the substrate-binding subunit, rather than this subunit, as it interacts with the permease subunit and not with substrate directly.) gives MSSRLEAEQLYKVFGRRPHEAVERLREGADREGLRAEGTTAAVIDASFTVDPGQIFVVMGLSGSGKSTLLRMLNGLLEPTAGHVRFDGQDLTALTDRELRAVRAQKISMVFQHFALFPHRSVLENAAYGLAVQGVPKAERVERATEALELCGLGGWEKSWPDELSGGMQQRVGLARALATDADLLLMDESFSALDPLIRRDMQDQLLSLQKTLKKTIVFITHDLNEAMRLGDRIAVMRDGRIVQTGSAEDILVRPADDYVASFTKDVDRSRVLTASAVMDTDVSGDEAVCGCTGDCETATPDTPFTELCAMSARSTHPVAVLDDKHRLVGVVPQDRLVGFLADAEVAHA, from the coding sequence GTGTCATCACGGCTTGAGGCAGAGCAGCTCTACAAGGTCTTCGGAAGACGGCCGCACGAGGCGGTCGAGAGGCTGCGCGAGGGCGCCGACCGGGAGGGACTGCGCGCGGAGGGCACCACCGCGGCGGTGATCGACGCCTCCTTCACCGTGGACCCCGGCCAGATCTTCGTCGTGATGGGCCTGTCCGGTTCCGGCAAGTCCACCCTGCTGCGCATGCTCAACGGCCTGTTGGAGCCGACCGCGGGCCATGTCCGCTTCGACGGCCAGGACCTCACCGCGCTCACCGACCGCGAACTGCGCGCCGTACGCGCCCAGAAGATCAGCATGGTCTTCCAGCACTTCGCGCTCTTCCCGCACCGCAGCGTCCTGGAGAACGCCGCCTACGGCCTCGCCGTCCAGGGCGTCCCCAAGGCCGAGCGCGTCGAGCGGGCCACCGAGGCCCTGGAGCTGTGCGGACTGGGGGGCTGGGAGAAGTCCTGGCCCGACGAGCTCTCGGGCGGCATGCAGCAGCGCGTCGGCCTGGCCCGCGCCCTCGCCACCGACGCCGACCTGCTCCTCATGGACGAGTCCTTCAGCGCGCTCGACCCGCTGATCCGCCGGGACATGCAGGACCAGCTCCTCAGCCTCCAGAAGACCCTGAAGAAGACCATCGTCTTCATCACCCACGACCTCAACGAGGCCATGCGGCTCGGCGACCGGATCGCCGTGATGCGCGACGGCCGGATCGTCCAGACCGGCAGCGCGGAGGACATCCTCGTGCGGCCCGCCGACGACTACGTCGCCTCCTTCACCAAGGACGTCGACCGCTCCCGTGTCCTGACCGCGTCCGCCGTCATGGACACCGACGTCAGCGGTGACGAGGCCGTCTGCGGTTGCACCGGCGACTGCGAGACCGCGACGCCCGACACGCCGTTCACCGAACTGTGCGCCATGAGCGCCCGCTCGACCCACCCGGTGGCCGTCCTCGACGACAAGCACCGGCTCGTCGGCGTGGTCCCGCAGGACCGCCTGGTCGGCTTCCTCGCCGACGCGGAGGTGGCCCATGCCTAG
- a CDS encoding amino acid permease — MTTTSPSDVRPDPPHSPSPSPSPDDRSLAEFGYHQELHRSLGRYASFAAGFSFISVLTTVFQFFAFGYAFGGPVFFWAWPAVLVGQLLVAACFAELAARYPLSGAIYQWSSRLSNLTFGWFAGWIMVIGQIVVVAAAALALQMVLPAIWSGFQLVGTDPAPTSADGAANAAVLGVVLLVLTTVVNVLDNRVLSLVNRVGVTAEIIGAVLIVVLLLTHSERTPGITFHTAGAAQNGLFGALLVGSFTAAYVMIGFDSAGEMSEETRSPRRTAPRTILTALGAAGALGGLIVLGGLLAAPSLTDGRLAVDGLSYVLTSSLGDGVGKALLADVVVAIAVATLAIQTAACRMLFSMARDGQLPFAGRLARVNPRTGMPTAPALVVGILAAALLLLNFASPEAFLAIGTTCIVMLYLAYAMVTGPLLLRRVRGEFSSSGTDEEGARLFSLGRWGIPVNALALLYGLLMTVNLAWPRAEVYDPAGGHWYFQWFTVLFLGGTVGLGMTWRAVRRRTSAG; from the coding sequence GTGACGACGACCAGCCCCTCCGACGTCCGTCCCGATCCCCCGCACTCCCCCTCCCCCTCCCCCTCCCCCGACGACCGGTCCCTCGCGGAGTTCGGCTACCACCAGGAGCTGCACCGCAGCCTGGGGCGGTACGCGTCCTTCGCTGCGGGGTTCTCCTTCATCTCGGTCCTGACGACCGTCTTCCAGTTCTTCGCCTTCGGCTACGCGTTCGGCGGCCCCGTCTTCTTCTGGGCCTGGCCGGCGGTGCTGGTCGGACAACTGCTGGTGGCGGCCTGCTTCGCGGAACTGGCGGCTCGCTACCCCCTCTCGGGCGCGATCTACCAGTGGTCCTCCCGCCTCTCGAACCTCACCTTCGGCTGGTTCGCCGGCTGGATCATGGTGATCGGGCAGATCGTCGTGGTCGCCGCGGCGGCGCTGGCCCTGCAGATGGTGCTCCCGGCGATCTGGTCCGGCTTCCAGCTGGTCGGCACCGACCCGGCGCCGACCTCGGCGGACGGGGCGGCGAACGCGGCGGTCCTGGGCGTGGTCCTGCTGGTCCTGACGACCGTCGTGAACGTCCTCGACAACCGGGTCCTGTCCCTGGTCAACCGGGTCGGCGTCACCGCCGAGATCATCGGCGCCGTCCTGATCGTCGTGCTGCTGCTGACCCACTCCGAGCGCACGCCGGGCATCACCTTCCACACCGCGGGCGCCGCGCAGAACGGCCTGTTCGGGGCACTGCTGGTGGGCTCCTTCACGGCGGCGTACGTGATGATCGGCTTCGACAGCGCGGGCGAGATGAGCGAGGAGACCCGGTCCCCGCGCCGCACCGCGCCCCGCACGATCCTCACGGCGCTCGGCGCGGCCGGCGCGCTCGGCGGCCTGATCGTCCTGGGCGGCCTGCTCGCCGCGCCCAGCCTCACCGACGGGCGCCTTGCGGTCGACGGTCTCAGCTACGTCCTGACCAGCAGCCTGGGCGACGGTGTCGGCAAGGCTCTGCTGGCCGACGTGGTGGTCGCGATCGCGGTGGCCACGCTCGCCATCCAGACAGCGGCCTGCCGCATGCTCTTCTCCATGGCCCGCGACGGCCAACTGCCCTTCGCGGGCCGCCTCGCGCGCGTGAACCCCCGCACGGGCATGCCCACGGCCCCCGCCCTGGTCGTCGGCATCCTGGCCGCCGCCCTGCTCCTGCTCAACTTCGCCTCACCGGAGGCGTTCCTGGCGATCGGCACGACCTGCATCGTGATGCTGTACCTGGCGTACGCGATGGTCACGGGCCCCCTGCTGCTCCGGCGCGTGCGGGGCGAGTTCAGCTCATCGGGCACCGACGAGGAGGGCGCCCGCCTGTTCTCCCTGGGACGCTGGGGCATCCCGGTCAACGCCCTGGCCCTGCTCTACGGCCTCCTGATGACCGTCAACCTGGCGTGGCCGAGGGCGGAGGTGTACGACCCGGCGGGCGGGCACTGGTACTTCCAGTGGTTCACCGTGTTGTTCTTGGGGGGCACGGTGGGGTTGGGCATGACGTGGCGGGCGGTGCGCAGGCGTACGTCGGCGGGGTAG
- a CDS encoding 5'-3' exonuclease, which translates to MRGVTGRLMLLDTASLYFRAYFGVPESVKAPDGTPVNAVRGLLEFIDRLVKDHHPDALVACMDADWRPQWRVDLIPSYKAHRVAEERESGPDEEEVPDTLSPQVPVIEAVLDALGIARVGVAGYEADDVIGTFTARATGPVDIVTGDRDLYQLVDDERQVRVLYPLKGVGTLQLTDEAWLREKYGVDGRGYADLALLRGDPSDGLPGVPGIGEKTAAKLLAEFGDLAGIMAAVDDPKARLTPSQRKRLDESRPYVAVAPKVVRVAGDVPLPKVETAVPRAPRDPAALEKLAQRWGLGGSLQRLVTTLGA; encoded by the coding sequence ATGCGAGGCGTGACCGGACGACTGATGCTCCTCGACACCGCCTCGCTCTACTTCCGTGCCTACTTCGGCGTGCCGGAGTCGGTGAAGGCCCCGGACGGCACGCCGGTGAACGCCGTGCGCGGCCTCCTCGAATTCATCGACCGCCTGGTCAAGGACCATCACCCCGACGCGCTCGTGGCCTGCATGGACGCCGACTGGCGGCCCCAGTGGCGGGTCGACCTCATCCCCTCCTACAAGGCGCACCGCGTCGCCGAGGAGCGCGAGAGCGGCCCGGACGAGGAGGAGGTGCCGGACACGCTGTCGCCGCAGGTTCCGGTCATCGAGGCGGTCCTGGACGCGCTCGGCATCGCGCGCGTGGGGGTCGCCGGGTACGAGGCGGACGACGTGATCGGCACGTTCACCGCGCGGGCGACGGGCCCGGTCGACATCGTCACCGGCGACCGCGACCTGTATCAGCTGGTGGACGACGAGCGCCAGGTGCGGGTGCTGTATCCCCTCAAGGGCGTCGGCACCCTCCAGCTCACCGACGAGGCGTGGCTGCGCGAGAAGTATGGCGTCGACGGCCGTGGGTACGCGGATCTGGCCCTGCTGCGCGGCGACCCGAGCGACGGTCTGCCGGGCGTGCCGGGCATCGGTGAGAAGACGGCGGCCAAGCTCCTTGCCGAGTTCGGCGACCTGGCGGGGATCATGGCCGCGGTCGACGACCCGAAGGCGAGGCTCACGCCGTCGCAGCGCAAGCGGCTGGACGAGTCGCGGCCCTATGTGGCCGTGGCACCGAAGGTCGTGCGGGTGGCCGGTGACGTCCCGCTGCCGAAGGTGGAGACCGCGGTTCCGCGCGCACCGCGCGATCCCGCGGCGCTGGAGAAGCTGGCACAGCGATGGGGACTGGGTGGATCATTGCAGCGGCTGGTGACGACGCTCGGCGCGTAA
- a CDS encoding ABC transporter permease/substrate binding protein yields the protein MPRIPLGDWVNDTVDWLLTHVSWLFDFLKTVFTGTYDGIDAVLQAPQPLLLAGIFAVIAFWLRGTLAGVLTFAGFAFIASLDLWEDAMTTLSLVLVATIIALVIAVPVGIWAASSNRVSGFVRPVLDFMQTLPAMIYLIPAILFFGTGASAGIVATLIFALAPGVRMTELGIRQVDKELVEAAEAFGTTPRDTLLRVQLPLALPTVMAGVNQVIMLGLSMAAIAGMVGTGGLGGDVNEAIGQLNVGLGSEAGVAIVILAIYLDRMTGALGTQVSPLGRRAAAKARASQGLRIWSYRPRPQVAVIGVVVLALVAGGMGILGGTSGEATAVSGGKDVGQGKKISIGYVPWDDGVASTFLWKEILEERGYRVDAEQFDAGPLYTSVASGNADFMTGAWLPTTHEQYWKKYGSKLDDLGAWYDRTSLELTVPSYMKDVDSLADLKGKGARFGGRITGIESSAGETALLKSKVLKAYGLDKEYEVVDSSTPAMLAELKRAYAQKAPIVVPLWSPHWAYNDYDLKKLKDPKGAWGSGDGIHTVARKGFAEENPVVGGWLKNFKLDEKQLTGLEAEINKAGKGRQQDAVRTWLKQHPGLVDKMAPVKDSGTPAEAKRPVNVAWFPWDEDIAVTYLWKNVLEKRGYRLNLKQMDVGPVYTGLASGDLDLNFDAWLPYAQKNYWDKSKDSLADLGTWYRPTSLEVAVPSYVKGVKTYEDLKGKADLFDGKIIGIEPGTGEMNLLKNKVLPGYGLDKEYEVVDGSTPAMLAELKRAYARKQPVAVVLWSPHWAYSQYDLTKLKDDRKLFGEGNTIRTIAHEEFPEKYPRLTKWIKGFHMSEDELGTLESEINKYGQGHEEQAVAAWLKEHPEMVGRMTPS from the coding sequence ATGCCTAGGATCCCGCTCGGCGACTGGGTCAACGACACCGTCGACTGGCTGCTCACCCACGTGTCCTGGCTCTTCGACTTCCTGAAGACCGTCTTCACCGGCACCTACGACGGCATCGACGCCGTTCTCCAGGCGCCCCAGCCCCTGCTGCTCGCGGGCATCTTCGCCGTGATCGCGTTCTGGCTGCGCGGCACCCTGGCCGGTGTCCTCACCTTCGCGGGATTCGCCTTCATCGCCTCCCTCGACCTGTGGGAGGACGCGATGACGACCCTCTCGCTGGTCCTCGTCGCCACCATCATCGCGCTGGTGATAGCCGTGCCCGTGGGCATCTGGGCGGCCAGCTCGAACCGGGTCAGCGGGTTCGTGCGCCCCGTGCTGGACTTCATGCAGACGCTGCCCGCGATGATCTATCTCATCCCGGCGATCCTGTTCTTCGGCACCGGCGCCTCCGCGGGCATCGTGGCCACCCTGATCTTCGCGCTCGCCCCCGGCGTCCGCATGACCGAGCTGGGCATCCGGCAGGTCGACAAGGAACTCGTGGAGGCGGCCGAGGCGTTCGGCACCACCCCGCGCGACACCCTCCTGCGCGTGCAGCTCCCGCTGGCGCTGCCCACCGTGATGGCCGGCGTCAACCAGGTCATCATGCTCGGCCTGTCCATGGCCGCGATCGCCGGCATGGTCGGCACCGGCGGCCTCGGCGGCGACGTCAACGAGGCCATCGGCCAGCTCAACGTGGGCCTCGGCTCCGAGGCCGGTGTCGCCATCGTGATCCTCGCGATCTACCTCGACCGCATGACCGGCGCGCTCGGCACCCAGGTCTCCCCGCTGGGCCGCCGCGCCGCCGCCAAGGCCCGCGCGAGCCAGGGGCTGCGGATCTGGTCCTACCGCCCCCGCCCCCAGGTCGCCGTGATCGGCGTCGTCGTCCTCGCCCTCGTCGCGGGCGGCATGGGGATCCTCGGCGGCACCTCGGGCGAGGCCACGGCCGTCTCCGGCGGCAAGGACGTCGGCCAGGGCAAGAAGATCAGCATCGGCTACGTCCCCTGGGACGACGGGGTCGCCTCCACCTTCCTGTGGAAGGAGATCCTGGAGGAACGCGGCTACCGGGTGGACGCCGAGCAGTTCGACGCGGGCCCCCTCTACACCTCCGTCGCCTCCGGCAACGCCGACTTCATGACCGGTGCCTGGCTGCCCACCACCCACGAGCAGTACTGGAAGAAGTACGGCAGCAAGCTCGACGACCTCGGCGCCTGGTACGACAGGACGTCCCTGGAGCTGACCGTCCCGTCGTACATGAAGGACGTCGACTCCCTGGCCGACCTCAAGGGCAAGGGCGCGCGGTTCGGCGGCAGGATCACCGGCATCGAGTCCAGCGCCGGTGAGACGGCCCTGCTCAAGAGCAAGGTCCTGAAGGCGTACGGCCTCGACAAGGAGTACGAGGTCGTCGACAGCTCTACGCCCGCGATGCTGGCCGAGCTGAAGCGGGCGTACGCCCAGAAGGCCCCGATCGTCGTCCCGCTCTGGTCGCCGCACTGGGCGTACAACGACTACGACCTGAAGAAGCTCAAGGACCCCAAGGGCGCCTGGGGCTCGGGCGACGGCATCCACACGGTGGCCCGCAAGGGCTTCGCCGAGGAGAACCCGGTCGTCGGCGGGTGGCTGAAGAACTTCAAGCTGGACGAGAAGCAGCTCACCGGCCTGGAGGCCGAGATCAACAAGGCGGGCAAGGGCAGGCAGCAGGACGCCGTGCGCACCTGGCTCAAGCAGCACCCGGGCCTGGTCGACAAGATGGCCCCCGTCAAGGACAGCGGCACTCCGGCCGAGGCGAAGCGGCCGGTGAACGTGGCCTGGTTCCCCTGGGACGAGGACATCGCCGTCACCTACCTGTGGAAGAACGTCCTGGAGAAGCGCGGCTACCGGCTGAACCTCAAGCAGATGGACGTCGGCCCGGTCTACACCGGCCTCGCCTCCGGCGACCTGGACCTCAACTTCGACGCCTGGCTGCCGTACGCCCAGAAGAACTACTGGGACAAGAGCAAGGACAGCCTCGCCGACCTCGGCACCTGGTACCGGCCGACGTCGCTGGAGGTCGCCGTGCCGTCGTACGTCAAGGGCGTGAAGACGTACGAGGACCTCAAGGGCAAGGCGGACCTGTTCGACGGGAAGATCATCGGCATCGAGCCGGGCACCGGCGAGATGAACCTCCTCAAGAACAAGGTCCTGCCGGGCTACGGCCTGGACAAGGAGTACGAGGTCGTCGACGGCTCCACGCCCGCGATGCTGGCCGAGCTCAAGCGCGCCTACGCCAGGAAACAGCCCGTCGCCGTTGTCCTGTGGTCCCCGCACTGGGCGTACAGCCAGTACGACCTGACCAAGCTCAAGGACGACAGGAAGCTCTTCGGGGAGGGCAACACGATCCGCACCATCGCCCACGAGGAGTTCCCGGAGAAGTACCCCCGGCTCACCAAGTGGATCAAGGGATTCCATATGAGTGAGGACGAGCTCGGTACCCTGGAGAGCGAGATCAACAAGTACGGCCAGGGGCACGAGGAGCAGGCGGTCGCCGCCTGGCTGAAGGAGCACCCGGAGATGGTCGGGCGGATGACCCCGTCCTGA
- a CDS encoding siderophore-interacting protein, with translation MAEGPGRKPRKPHSAQVVRTERLTPHMQRVVLGGDGLADFAADTCTDHYVKILFPAEGATYPEPFDIQRIREEFPREQWPVTRTYTVRHWDPEHRELSLDFVIHGDEGLAGPWAVRVQPGETVRFMGPGGAYAPNRDADWHLLAGDESALPAIARSLESLPDGSPAHAFIEVSGPEEEQKIDSDVEVVWLHRGSRPVGEALVEAVRALEFPEGRLCAFVHGEAHFVKQLRHLLRVERGIPREDLSISGYWRLGHNEDGWQASKRDWNARIEAEQEGAAPAA, from the coding sequence ATGGCAGAAGGACCGGGACGCAAGCCGCGGAAGCCCCACTCCGCACAGGTCGTCCGCACCGAACGCCTCACCCCGCACATGCAGCGCGTGGTGCTCGGCGGCGACGGACTCGCCGACTTCGCGGCGGACACCTGCACCGACCACTACGTCAAGATCCTGTTCCCGGCCGAGGGCGCGACCTACCCCGAACCCTTCGACATCCAGCGGATCCGCGAGGAGTTCCCGCGCGAGCAGTGGCCCGTGACGCGCACGTACACCGTGCGCCACTGGGACCCCGAGCACCGCGAGCTCAGCCTTGACTTCGTGATCCACGGCGACGAGGGCCTTGCCGGTCCCTGGGCGGTGCGCGTGCAGCCCGGCGAGACCGTGCGCTTCATGGGCCCGGGCGGCGCCTACGCCCCGAACCGCGACGCCGACTGGCATCTGCTCGCCGGCGACGAGAGCGCGCTGCCCGCGATCGCCCGCTCCCTGGAGTCGCTGCCCGACGGCTCCCCCGCGCACGCCTTCATCGAGGTGTCGGGGCCCGAGGAGGAGCAGAAGATCGACTCCGACGTGGAGGTCGTCTGGCTGCACCGCGGCTCCCGCCCGGTCGGCGAGGCCCTGGTGGAGGCCGTCCGCGCACTGGAGTTCCCGGAGGGCCGCCTGTGCGCGTTCGTGCACGGCGAGGCGCACTTCGTGAAGCAGCTTCGCCACCTGCTGCGGGTCGAACGCGGAATCCCGCGCGAGGACCTGTCCATCTCCGGCTACTGGCGCCTCGGCCACAACGAGGACGGCTGGCAGGCCTCGAAGCGGGACTGGAACGCGCGCATCGAGGCGGAGCAGGAGGGGGCGGCGCCCGCCGCTTAG
- a CDS encoding helical backbone metal receptor, which translates to MRVVSLVPSLTEAIARSAPGALVGATDWCTHPADLDVPRIGGTKNPALDRILALAPDLVIANEEENRAPDLEVLREAGLKVLVTEVRDVPQAFRELARVVEACGALRPRWLDEAEEAWSALEPPSRRATAVVPIWRRPWMVLGRDTFAGDVLSRLGVDHVYTTHADRYPRVPLDELRAAAPDVVVLPDEPYRFTPDDGPEAFPGLPCALVSGRHLTWYGPSLAEAPRALGEALRAALR; encoded by the coding sequence GTGAGGGTCGTCTCCCTGGTCCCCTCGCTGACCGAGGCGATCGCCCGCTCCGCCCCCGGCGCCCTGGTCGGCGCCACCGACTGGTGCACCCACCCGGCCGACCTGGACGTCCCCCGGATCGGCGGCACCAAGAACCCGGCGCTCGACCGGATCCTCGCCCTCGCCCCCGACCTGGTGATCGCCAACGAGGAGGAGAACCGCGCCCCGGATCTCGAAGTCCTGCGCGAGGCGGGCCTGAAGGTCCTGGTCACCGAGGTGCGTGACGTCCCGCAGGCCTTCCGCGAGCTGGCCCGGGTCGTCGAGGCGTGCGGCGCCCTGCGGCCACGCTGGCTGGACGAGGCCGAGGAGGCCTGGTCGGCGCTCGAACCCCCCTCGCGCCGGGCCACGGCGGTCGTGCCGATCTGGCGGCGGCCGTGGATGGTGCTGGGCCGGGACACCTTCGCGGGTGACGTGCTCTCCCGTCTGGGGGTGGACCACGTGTACACCACCCACGCGGACCGCTATCCGCGCGTCCCCCTGGACGAGCTGCGGGCGGCGGCCCCGGACGTGGTCGTCCTCCCCGACGAGCCGTACCGCTTCACCCCCGACGACGGCCCGGAGGCCTTCCCCGGTCTGCCCTGCGCGCTCGTCAGCGGACGGCACCTGACGTGGTACGGGCCGTCGCTGGCCGAAGCACCACGGGCACTGGGCGAGGCCCTGCGAGCAGCGCTCCGCTGA
- a CDS encoding GNAT family N-acetyltransferase: MPYLTRPVLTPGTLSRTVQPTLPTGDGLLLRPWRAEDASAVHAAFQDPVMHQWHARAADSVEEVGGWIAEWRGAWAQERTAQWAVVDVGTGLLLGRVALREIQLDDGQAEMAYWTTQQARGRGVAARAAVALSHWALDDVGFHRLELLHAVRNEASCRVADKAGFLLEGTKRSAVLHPDGWHDMHLHARVRGD, from the coding sequence ATGCCGTACCTCACCCGCCCGGTGCTTACACCCGGCACCCTCTCCCGCACCGTCCAGCCCACCCTGCCCACCGGTGACGGCCTGCTCCTGCGCCCCTGGCGGGCCGAGGACGCTTCCGCGGTCCACGCCGCGTTCCAGGACCCGGTGATGCACCAGTGGCATGCCCGTGCCGCCGACTCCGTGGAGGAGGTCGGCGGCTGGATCGCGGAGTGGCGCGGGGCGTGGGCCCAGGAAAGGACCGCTCAATGGGCCGTGGTGGACGTCGGCACCGGCCTGTTGCTCGGCCGGGTGGCGCTGCGCGAGATCCAACTCGACGACGGGCAGGCCGAGATGGCGTACTGGACGACCCAGCAGGCGCGAGGGCGGGGTGTCGCGGCGCGTGCCGCGGTCGCCCTGTCCCACTGGGCTCTCGACGACGTCGGTTTCCACCGACTCGAGCTCCTGCATGCCGTCCGCAACGAGGCGTCCTGCCGGGTCGCGGACAAGGCGGGCTTCCTCCTGGAAGGCACCAAACGGAGTGCGGTGCTGCATCCGGACGGCTGGCACGACATGCATCTGCACGCGCGCGTGCGGGGCGACTGA